In a single window of the Suttonella indologenes genome:
- a CDS encoding fumarylacetoacetate hydrolase family protein, with product MKLVRYGAEGQEKAGLIDENGQLRDLSAIVADIDGQALARLEELKRLDQSALPFVEGNPRLGACVDKVGKFICIGLNYSDHAAETGATVPAEPVVFNKWTSAICGPNDDVWIPRGSEKTDWEVELGVVIGKTGKYISEESALDYVAGFCVINDVSEREYQLEREGTWDKGKGCDRFGPMGPYLVTKDEVKDFNNLAMWLEVDGVTYQNGNTNTMIFKVPYLIHYLSQFMTLNAGDVISTGTPPGVGLGQKPPVYLRVGQTIRLGIEGLGEQRQKVVNDPAAV from the coding sequence ATGAAATTAGTGCGCTATGGTGCAGAAGGTCAAGAGAAAGCAGGGCTGATTGATGAGAACGGTCAATTGCGCGATTTATCCGCCATTGTGGCAGATATTGATGGACAGGCTTTGGCGCGGCTTGAGGAATTAAAGCGCTTAGATCAAAGCGCTTTGCCCTTTGTTGAAGGCAATCCGCGTTTGGGTGCCTGTGTGGATAAGGTCGGTAAATTCATTTGCATTGGTTTGAATTACTCCGATCATGCCGCCGAAACAGGTGCGACGGTACCTGCCGAGCCTGTGGTATTTAACAAATGGACAAGCGCCATTTGCGGACCCAATGATGATGTGTGGATTCCGCGCGGTTCGGAGAAAACCGATTGGGAAGTGGAATTGGGCGTTGTAATTGGAAAAACGGGTAAATACATCAGCGAAGAAAGCGCTTTGGATTATGTGGCGGGTTTTTGTGTGATTAATGATGTTTCCGAACGCGAATATCAGCTGGAGCGCGAAGGTACTTGGGATAAAGGCAAAGGCTGCGACCGTTTCGGTCCGATGGGGCCTTATTTGGTGACCAAAGATGAGGTGAAGGATTTTAATAATTTAGCTATGTGGCTCGAGGTTGATGGCGTTACTTATCAAAACGGTAACACCAACACCATGATTTTTAAAGTGCCCTATTTAATTCATTATTTAAGCCAATTCATGACCCTAAATGCAGGCGATGTGATTTCAACAGGCACGCCGCCGGGAGTGGGCTTGGGGCAAAAACCGCCTGTGTATTTACGCGTAGGACAAACCATCCGATTGGGTATTGAAGGCTTGGGCGAGCAACGCCAGAAAGTGGTCAATGACCCTGCCGCCGTCTAA
- a CDS encoding L-fuconate dehydratase: MSIIIDLEVFDIRFPTSQHLDGSDAMNPDPDYSAAYVILKTDGQHHGHGLTFTIGRGNDICCAAILAMRHLVVGLSLEEFKQSPAAVWRKLTSDSQLRWIGPDKGAMHLATGAVVNALWDWYGKEAGKPVWQLVSDMSAEELVNCIDFRYLSDCITPDEALSLLKQRDNGKAERRTTLLEEGYPCYTTSAGWLGYPDDKLRRLCQEAIDAGFNYVKLKVGRDLEDDKRRVRIAREVLGEQRHLMIDANQIWERQQAIDWVKELAFAKPWFIEEPTSPDDVEAHRAIRQAVAPIQVATGEMCQNRILFKQFIMREAIDIVQIDACRIGGLNEVLAVLLMAAKYGLKVCPHAGGVGLCEYVQHLSMIDYLCFSGDKSGRVTEYVDHLHEHFIEPCLIENAAYMPPKLAGFSIEMKAESLHGQYSKRFGQ, translated from the coding sequence ATGAGCATAATTATTGATTTGGAAGTATTTGATATTCGCTTCCCCACCTCGCAACACTTAGATGGCTCTGATGCCATGAACCCAGATCCCGATTATTCCGCCGCGTACGTCATTTTAAAAACCGACGGTCAGCATCATGGGCATGGCTTAACCTTCACCATTGGACGCGGTAACGATATTTGCTGCGCCGCGATTTTAGCGATGCGCCATTTGGTGGTGGGTTTGAGCTTAGAGGAATTCAAACAAAGTCCTGCGGCGGTGTGGCGCAAATTAACCTCAGACAGCCAATTGCGTTGGATTGGCCCCGACAAAGGCGCCATGCACTTGGCAACAGGGGCTGTGGTCAATGCGCTTTGGGATTGGTACGGCAAAGAAGCAGGCAAACCCGTCTGGCAGCTGGTTTCTGATATGAGCGCGGAAGAATTGGTTAATTGCATTGATTTTCGATACTTAAGCGATTGCATCACGCCTGATGAAGCGCTTTCATTGCTCAAACAGCGTGACAACGGCAAAGCCGAACGCCGCACCACTTTGCTCGAAGAAGGCTATCCCTGCTACACCACGTCTGCAGGTTGGCTGGGCTATCCCGATGACAAACTCCGCCGTTTGTGCCAAGAAGCCATTGATGCAGGCTTTAATTATGTGAAACTCAAAGTCGGGCGCGATTTGGAAGACGATAAACGCCGCGTGCGCATTGCGCGAGAAGTTTTGGGCGAACAGCGCCATTTGATGATTGATGCTAACCAAATTTGGGAACGTCAGCAAGCCATTGATTGGGTGAAGGAATTGGCATTTGCCAAACCTTGGTTCATTGAAGAGCCGACTAGCCCCGATGATGTGGAGGCGCATCGTGCAATTCGTCAAGCCGTGGCGCCGATTCAAGTGGCAACGGGCGAGATGTGCCAAAACCGCATTTTGTTCAAACAATTTATCATGCGCGAGGCGATTGACATTGTGCAGATTGATGCTTGTCGCATTGGTGGCTTGAATGAAGTCTTGGCAGTGCTGTTAATGGCGGCGAAATATGGCTTGAAAGTCTGTCCGCACGCAGGCGGAGTCGGGTTGTGTGAATATGTGCAACATCTTTCCATGATTGATTATCTCTGCTTCTCGGGCGATAAATCAGGACGCGTCACCGAATACGTTGACCACCTACATGAGCATTTTATCGAGCCATGCCTGATTGAAAACGCCGCCTATATGCCGCCGAAATTGGCAGGTTTTTCGATTGAGATGAAAGCGGAGAGTTTGCACGGACAGTATTCAAAGCGCTTTGGGCAGTAA
- a CDS encoding amidohydrolase family protein produces MKLDAHRHYWRYNAQEYSWITDALAAFKRDFLPEDAAELDKALALDGVIAVQARSSERENDFLLTLAQQGSIQHDTVRAAPIMGIVGWVDLCAAAVGERLDVYRAQPLIRGFRHLVQDEANPSAFWAQADFNRGLRALQQRGFVYDVLVKQADLAAAVAFCARHDQALLVLDHLGKPQFPNGRQDLRQDFPAWYRQMQELAQMPHVGVKISGLLLEAGAGSTWETVKPYVESALTLFGAARCMLGSDDPVCLLSHRRGEVLEFWHSALAGLSAAEQNALSGETAARWYGIGGLGD; encoded by the coding sequence ATGAAACTCGATGCCCATCGCCATTATTGGCGTTATAACGCGCAAGAATACAGCTGGATTACGGATGCTTTGGCGGCGTTTAAGCGTGATTTTTTACCTGAAGACGCTGCCGAGTTGGACAAAGCGCTTGCGTTGGACGGCGTGATTGCGGTGCAAGCGCGTTCTAGTGAGCGTGAGAACGATTTTTTGCTGACCTTAGCGCAACAAGGCTCAATTCAACATGACACGGTTCGGGCAGCGCCGATTATGGGCATTGTCGGCTGGGTGGATTTGTGCGCGGCGGCGGTGGGCGAGCGTTTGGACGTTTACCGCGCCCAGCCGTTAATACGCGGTTTTCGTCATTTGGTGCAAGATGAAGCCAATCCTAGCGCGTTTTGGGCGCAGGCGGATTTTAATCGCGGTCTGCGTGCGCTTCAGCAGCGCGGTTTTGTTTATGACGTGTTGGTCAAACAGGCGGATTTGGCGGCGGCGGTGGCATTTTGTGCGCGCCATGACCAAGCGCTTTTGGTGCTTGATCATCTTGGCAAACCTCAGTTTCCAAATGGACGCCAAGATTTACGCCAAGATTTCCCTGCTTGGTATCGGCAGATGCAAGAATTGGCGCAAATGCCGCATGTGGGCGTGAAGATTTCGGGTTTGTTGCTAGAGGCGGGTGCGGGTTCGACTTGGGAGACGGTCAAGCCTTACGTTGAAAGCGCTTTGACATTGTTTGGCGCGGCGCGTTGTATGTTGGGCAGTGATGACCCTGTGTGTTTGTTAAGCCATAGGCGCGGCGAGGTGCTTGAATTTTGGCATAGCGCTTTGGCAGGCTTGAGCGCTGCTGAGCAAAACGCTTTGAGCGGAGAAACGGCGGCACGGTGGTATGGCATTGGCGGACTGGGAGATTAG
- a CDS encoding SDR family oxidoreductase — translation MDLFLKDKVFIVTGGGAGIGGAITQTLIDEGAKVAVVARSAIHEDVAKRFGNHFIHVVTELSDDEACAGAVAKSIKHFGRLDGLVNNAGVNDNVSLEHSVADFRASLEKNLTHYFAMMHHALPHLRASKGAVVNIGSKTAWTGQGQTSGYCAANGARAALTREWAAALLDDGIRVNMVVPAEVMTPLYRRWIDSFENAQEKLDSIISKIPLEKRMTTPEEIAAMTVFLLSSRSAHTTGQQIFVDGGYTHLDRSLT, via the coding sequence ATGGATTTGTTTTTAAAAGATAAGGTTTTTATTGTCACGGGCGGCGGCGCCGGCATTGGCGGCGCGATTACGCAAACCTTGATTGATGAGGGCGCGAAGGTGGCGGTGGTGGCGCGTTCGGCGATTCATGAGGACGTTGCCAAGCGCTTTGGCAATCATTTCATTCATGTTGTTACCGAGTTATCCGATGATGAGGCCTGCGCAGGGGCGGTTGCGAAAAGTATTAAACACTTTGGGCGGTTGGACGGTTTGGTCAATAACGCAGGGGTGAATGATAACGTGAGTCTTGAGCATTCGGTGGCTGACTTTCGCGCCTCATTGGAGAAAAATTTGACCCATTATTTCGCCATGATGCACCACGCTTTGCCACATTTGCGTGCCAGCAAGGGCGCGGTGGTCAATATCGGCTCAAAAACGGCATGGACAGGGCAGGGGCAAACCAGCGGTTACTGTGCCGCCAACGGCGCACGCGCGGCGCTTACGCGCGAATGGGCGGCGGCGTTGTTAGATGACGGCATTCGGGTGAATATGGTGGTGCCGGCCGAGGTGATGACGCCGCTTTATCGGCGCTGGATTGATAGCTTTGAGAATGCCCAAGAAAAGTTAGACAGCATTATCTCGAAAATCCCACTGGAAAAACGCATGACCACGCCTGAGGAGATTGCGGCAATGACGGTGTTTTTACTCTCTAGCCGTTCAGCGCATACCACAGGGCAGCAGATTTTTGTTGATGGCGGTTATACCCATCTCGACCGCTCATTAACGTAA